One genomic region from Ptychodera flava strain L36383 chromosome 5, AS_Pfla_20210202, whole genome shotgun sequence encodes:
- the LOC139133632 gene encoding cartilage intermediate layer protein 1-like — MQTRQCNDWNCPDCSKSCGSGTLDSQCVHCVCQGDVIAGIVKDVAGKPLSDVSVYNADLPISPLTTTDQDGYFELLDYCADDLSLLFRKDKFVDAEWKSDTTTRRRRDVDGQKFNITLQRLQPPTMLEHPQNKIRLSGQTVTLCCNARAKPPVHDYEWFHNDIILDRDIYNYNNTLTLNGLTTTDGGIYTCRANGETGSQYSLPATLTVLDSMDMACSATPEQHLLKLPEGCQGNSNAGPNYHDIGKCAQTKCPLSTVDGSVCTDAQEQCCSPVSYETQDIACDTFNISVQVVSSCGCANCGKGTITVRGRASGLDEVPLPLGELYMEGELLTTTSAAGDFTFEVVKGKKRLAVTFRDKFNLFVSVTKILTIGDDTSIFHQVYLQRLPSPVTIDASDVSVIPLGGQSANESSVAELEIPAEAFRNEDGTLYTGDVKATLAFSDPADSSAFNLLSGELSTRDVEGNPQALKTYGMFSMDFQDDSGNPLRLDAPMKLYLDVEVANVDVSSLDDEANPRPHLWFLNEVSGEWEDIGGLEVVQEKRKKRQTETFLVGNIEVVGYNLNRLPYCNIDRIETWRRHCYLKVRAYGDESMEQPLAGVQVTALTNDLVERDRVANQYDGRLSFFQKTTTGQDGSACLWTFCARDDSLFSVNVRAEGGVDVLSPVHPDSVPDNKHPGEWPEDLLQTFTLPEPADESGFMTMRALTPQMAFEYPWYDRYYDQYDYERYDDRDLGPFYWLWHYTYGARSTCMNADQADNHLVFVKKDKGLEEVEFEDYDFDDPTHLERDRTEMSWFPYEGDQKRACFIKILVDSVSSERFIMKSKGGDHPAVKDQEYGLRIDNSKPNPPVPALSSKTAACIEFKCSGSIRRGHPEINIPAIGEIVGSPDTTLLEIAPTSGSSSCRLKAGDDGVNPGLVSFVTANGLASSIDDDNPTYAFKVPAGNVNGPNTGVYVGQGPGRDCYDIGYHNCMSGDDNGYAQSSPDNPDVGWALQYECP; from the exons ATGCAAACAAGGCAGTGCAATGACTGGAATTGTCCAG ACTGCTCCAAGTCTTGCGGATCCGGGACACTAGACTCTCAGTGTGTCCACTGTGTTTGTCAAGGTGACGTTATAGCCGGAATAGTCAAAGATGTCGCCGGGAAGCCTCTATCAGATGTATCTGTGTACAATGCCGATCTACCGATATCTCCCCTCACTACCACAGACCAGGATGGTTATTTCGAGCTGCTGGACTACTGCGCTGATGATCTCTCGCTGCTTTTCAGGAAAGACAAATTTGTCGATGCTGAATGGAAAAGTGACACTACAACGAGAAGGAGAAGAGATGTGGATGGACAGAAGTTTAATATCACGCTGCAACGTTTAC AGCCACCTACTATGCTGGAACATCCACAGAACAAGATTCGACTTTCTGGTCAAACTGTAACACTGTGTTGCAATGCCAGGGCCAAGCCACCTGTACATGACTATGAATG GTTTCACAATGATATCATACTAGACCGGGACATCTACAACTACAACAACACTTTGACCTTAAACGGACTGACGACTACTGATGGTGGCATATATACGTGCAGAGCGAATGGTGAAACTGGTTCTCAATACTCTTTGCCAGCGACACTGACTGTGTTAG ATTCTATGGACATGGCATGCAGTGCCACTCCCGAACAACATTTGCTGAAGCTTCCAGAAGGTTGCCAAGGTAACTCTAACGCCGGACCAAATTATCACGATATTGGAAAGTGCGCCCAAACAAAATGTCCACTGTCAACCGTTGATGGCAGTGTTTGCACAGACGCGCAGGAGCAGTGTTGTAGCCCTGTGTCATATGAGACGCAGGACATCGCTTGTGATACTTTCAACATATCCGTCCAAGTTGTTTCTTCATGCGGTTGTGCTAATTGTGGAAAAGGAACAATCACTGTGAGAGGGCGTGCTTCTGGACTCGACGAGGTTCCCTTGCCATTAGGTGAGCTGTATATGGAAGGAGAACTGCTGACCACCACTTCAGCAGCAGGTGATTTTACTTTTGAGGTAGTCAAGGGCAAAAAGCGATTGGCAGTCACTTTTCGTGATAAATTTAACCTGTTTGTGAGCGTGACGAAAATTCTCACTATAGGCGATGATACTAGCATTTTCCATCAAGTTTATCTCCAACGACTCCCGTCACCCGTAACAATCGACGCTTCAGATGTATCTGTCATACCACTCGGCGGTCAAAGTGCAAATGAGAGCAGTGTTGCTGAGTTAGAAATACCAGCAGAGGCATTCCGTAATGAAGATGGGACTCTCTACACGGGTGATGTTAAAGCTACACTGGCATTCTCTGATCCGGCTGATTCAtctgcatttaatttgttatcAGGTGAACTTTCAACTCGCGATGTTGAAGGGAATCCACAAGCATTGAAGACATATGGCATGTTTTCGATGGATTTTCAAGATGACAGTGGCAATCCGCTCAGATTAGACGCCCCGATGAAGCTGTATCTAGATGTTGAGGTAGCTAATGTAGATGTGTCCTCATTGGATGACGAGGCAAACCCAAGACCTCACCTATGGTTCTTGAATGAAGTTAGTGGTGAATGGGAAGATATTGGGGGACTTGAGGTTGTTCAGGAAAAGAGGAAGAAAAGGCAGACAGAAACATTTCTAGTTGGGAACATTGAGGTAGTCGGATACAACCTGAATAGATTACCATATTGTAACATTGACAGAATTGAAACTTGGAGACGGCATTGCTATCTGAAAGTCAGAGCCTATGGTGATGAATCAATGGAACAGCCTTTAGCTGGTGTTCAAGTGACAGCATTGACCAATGACCTTGTCGAACGAGACAGGGTAGCGAATCAATATGATGGACGATTAAGTTTCTTCCAAAAGACAACAACGGGCCAAGACGGCAGTGCGTGCCTGTGGACTTTTTGTGCTAGGGATGACTCTCTGTTTTCAGTAAACGTACGAGCTGAAGGTGGGGTAGATGTCTTATCTCCGGTTCATCCAGACAGTGTGCCAGATAACAAACACCCAGGAGAGTGGCCAGAAGATTTACTGCAGACTTTCACTCTTCCAGAGCCAGCCGATGAGTCAGGATTTATGACAATGAGAGCTCTCACTCCACAAATGGCTTTCGAGTACCCTTGGTATGACAGATATTATGATCAGTATGACTATGAGAGATATGACGACCGAGACTTGGGTCCATTCTACTGGTTATGGCATTACACATATGGAGCACGGTCTACTTGTATGAATGCCGACCAGGCTGATAATCACCTTGTCTTTgtaaagaaagacaaagggcTCGAAGAAGTTGAATTTGAAGACTACGACTTTGATGACCCGACGCATCTGGAGAGAGATCGGACTGAGATGTCATGGTTCCCATATGAAGGTGACCAGAAAAGGGCTTGCTTTATTAAGATACTGGTTGACAGTGTAAGCAGCGAGCGCTTTATCATGAAAAGCAAAGGTGGTGACCATCCGGCAGTCAAGGATCAAGAATACGGTTTACGAATAGACAACTCCAAACCTAACCCTCCAGTCCCAGCATTGTCTAGTAAGACGGCAGCCTgtattgaattcaaatgtagTGGTTCAATTCGGCGGGGTCATCCTGAGATCAACATACCAGCCATCGGTGAAATAGTAGGCAGCCCTGACACCACTTTGCTGGAAATAGCACCAACATCTGGGTCATCGTCATGTCGACTCAAAGCTGGGGATGATGGCGTCAATCCGGGACTGGTGTCTTTTGTGACAGCAAATGGTCTGGCAAGTAGCATCGATGATGATAATCCGACCTATGCTTTCAAAGTCCCAGCTGGCAACGTAAATGGGCCAAATACCGGTGTGTATGTAGGTCAGGGGCCGGGAAGAGATTGCTACGACATTGGCTATCACAACTGTATGTCTGGCGATGACAACGGATATGCACAAAGTTCTCCAGATAACCCAGATGTCGGCTGGGCCCTCCAGTACGAATGTCCATAG